The Williamsia sp. DF01-3 genome has a window encoding:
- a CDS encoding MerR family transcriptional regulator gives MAGDRMKVGEVADRLGLSVRTLRHYEDIDLVAPTARTEGNFRLYTEDDVRRLLIIRRMKPLGYSLDEMRTFLRAVDALHGSDNPDPAARIVIDEVRADARNRYERLLTHVEYATEFIGILDDLD, from the coding sequence ATGGCCGGCGACCGCATGAAGGTGGGCGAGGTTGCCGACCGGCTCGGCCTGTCGGTCCGGACCCTTCGCCACTACGAAGACATCGATCTGGTGGCGCCGACAGCCCGCACCGAAGGCAATTTCCGGCTCTACACCGAAGACGATGTGCGACGGCTGCTGATCATCCGGCGGATGAAACCCTTGGGCTACAGCCTCGACGAGATGCGCACGTTCTTACGCGCCGTGGATGCATTGCACGGTTCCGACAATCCGGATCCCGCTGCCCGCATCGTCATCGACGAGGTGAGAGCCGACGCCCGAAACCGCTACGAACGCCTGCTCACCCACGTCGAGTACGCCACCGAGTTCATCGGCATACTCGACGACCTCGACTGA
- a CDS encoding dodecin, with product MSDNVYRVTEIVGSSTTSTDDAIKTAIARANKSLRNVDWFEVVETRGHVENGELAHFQVTLKVGFKLED from the coding sequence ATGAGCGACAACGTCTACCGCGTCACCGAGATCGTCGGGTCGTCGACAACAAGTACCGACGATGCGATCAAGACCGCGATAGCCCGGGCCAACAAGTCGCTGCGCAACGTGGATTGGTTCGAGGTGGTCGAGACCCGAGGGCACGTGGAGAACGGAGAGCTCGCGCACTTCCAGGTCACCCTGAAGGTCGGTTTCAAACTGGAGGACTGA
- a CDS encoding FUSC family protein translates to MGLPVPRRLRSLPAAVRSRDHGFDALRRAVRTAIIVPIVAALAVHVGGPQTPLFAIFGTIALLVLVDFPGNRTRRAVSLAGLAVVGYVFITVGTVLATPAWVGVISMLVVGVVVSYLAILSSSFAAGQRAALLAFVLPVAVPDVGPISDRLLGWTLALVFCVPAALYFLPPDHHDALRRRVREVCETLAEYIAMSDTDTASTARVMDAMSNLRQAYLGTDSRPTGLTAGSRALARVVDDLEWLAAQTTHGQTRLPEEVRDPASAVLRRCVEVLREGRSPDDDDLYRQRLVSTATDLTSVLRNRFGHNVEQIVAEASEPEAEATGARLLTVHTVGTTVALVGRTIAWSSAADARPMIAKVLGRQLPPTGAADLVLSELEATRKAASPVVIARSVIARNAMRTGVGLAAAVALIQMVPVQHGFWVVLGAMSVLRSSALTTGSKVVRAVAGTTAGFVIGGAIVVVLGTNGTLLWILLPFAAFGAAYIPKVFSFAAGQAAFTVLVITMFNILKPSGWHVGLIRVEDVAIGCAVAVVVSFLLWPRGVAATARAAIDSATGQYLQYLDVVVGRLLRGTERSASADVTNHRNLSVIAYRTADDAARQYLSESGGPTDERTPMLRAFGQATRLRVVADSIADLPLPPDPDGHPRLRAVVRRHTDKIRAGHATHTDVGVGIAEDAVSALRADTADRPLDMATARPLIGTCAYLGELELMYGAAEPFAESPLGRPST, encoded by the coding sequence ATGGGCCTGCCCGTCCCGCGTCGACTGCGCTCACTGCCTGCGGCCGTGCGTTCGCGCGACCACGGTTTCGATGCGTTGCGGAGGGCGGTACGCACCGCGATCATCGTCCCGATCGTGGCTGCACTCGCCGTGCATGTCGGCGGCCCCCAGACTCCGTTGTTCGCCATCTTCGGCACCATCGCGCTACTGGTGCTGGTCGACTTCCCGGGCAACCGCACTCGACGTGCCGTCAGCTTAGCCGGTCTCGCTGTGGTGGGGTACGTATTCATCACCGTCGGAACGGTTCTGGCGACGCCTGCTTGGGTGGGCGTGATCTCGATGCTGGTGGTCGGGGTGGTGGTGTCCTACCTGGCCATTCTCAGTTCCAGTTTCGCCGCGGGCCAGCGCGCTGCTCTCCTCGCGTTTGTCCTGCCCGTGGCAGTTCCCGATGTCGGCCCGATCTCCGACCGACTGTTGGGTTGGACTCTGGCACTGGTGTTCTGCGTCCCGGCTGCGCTATATTTCCTGCCCCCCGATCACCACGATGCGCTGCGCCGCCGGGTCCGGGAAGTCTGTGAGACTCTTGCCGAATACATCGCCATGAGCGACACCGACACCGCGTCCACCGCGCGAGTCATGGACGCGATGAGCAACCTACGTCAGGCGTACCTGGGTACCGACAGCCGACCTACGGGGCTCACGGCCGGCAGTCGAGCTCTCGCGCGCGTGGTGGACGACCTCGAATGGCTTGCCGCTCAGACCACTCACGGCCAGACCCGGTTACCCGAAGAAGTTCGAGACCCTGCCTCGGCGGTCCTGCGTCGTTGCGTCGAGGTGCTCCGCGAAGGCAGGTCACCAGACGACGATGACCTGTACCGGCAACGACTCGTCTCCACAGCAACGGACCTGACCTCGGTATTGCGAAACCGATTCGGTCACAACGTCGAACAGATCGTGGCCGAGGCTAGCGAGCCCGAGGCGGAGGCCACTGGCGCCCGGTTGCTCACGGTTCACACCGTCGGCACAACAGTGGCTCTCGTCGGGCGGACCATCGCGTGGTCGTCTGCTGCGGATGCGCGGCCGATGATCGCCAAGGTGCTGGGCAGGCAGTTGCCACCGACCGGCGCAGCAGATCTCGTGCTGTCCGAACTCGAGGCCACCCGAAAAGCCGCGTCACCGGTCGTCATCGCCCGGTCGGTGATTGCCCGCAACGCCATGCGCACCGGTGTGGGCCTCGCTGCCGCAGTGGCCCTCATTCAGATGGTGCCGGTGCAGCACGGGTTCTGGGTGGTGCTGGGCGCGATGTCGGTTCTGCGCAGCAGTGCCCTCACCACGGGCTCGAAAGTCGTACGGGCAGTTGCGGGAACCACCGCGGGGTTTGTCATCGGCGGAGCCATCGTCGTCGTGTTGGGTACCAACGGCACCCTGTTGTGGATTCTGCTTCCCTTTGCAGCTTTCGGAGCCGCCTACATTCCCAAGGTATTCTCCTTCGCCGCCGGTCAAGCCGCGTTCACGGTGCTGGTGATCACCATGTTCAACATTCTCAAGCCCAGCGGTTGGCACGTGGGCCTGATTCGCGTAGAGGATGTTGCCATCGGATGCGCAGTGGCAGTGGTGGTCTCGTTTCTCCTCTGGCCACGGGGTGTCGCAGCGACGGCACGCGCGGCCATCGACAGCGCAACCGGCCAGTACCTGCAGTACCTCGATGTTGTGGTCGGCCGGTTACTCCGGGGCACCGAGCGCTCGGCGAGCGCCGACGTCACCAACCACCGCAACCTGAGTGTCATTGCCTATCGCACTGCCGATGACGCGGCGCGCCAATATCTTTCAGAAAGTGGTGGGCCCACGGACGAGCGAACGCCCATGCTCCGAGCTTTCGGGCAAGCCACTCGCCTCCGCGTAGTCGCCGATTCGATCGCCGACCTCCCGCTGCCGCCCGACCCGGACGGCCATCCCCGACTTCGGGCGGTGGTCAGGCGCCACAC